In Vicia villosa cultivar HV-30 ecotype Madison, WI linkage group LG7, Vvil1.0, whole genome shotgun sequence, the DNA window tttaaaaaaaagccACAAGATTTGCTACATGGGTCATCGTATGTTTTTACCAATGAGCCATGCGTGGAGGTCAAATAAAAGGTCCTTTAATGGAAGGAATGAATTTAGGACTGCACCTTCTTTGTTAAAAGGAACAGAAATTGCGGAAGCCTTAAAAGATTTTGAGAATGAATTtggtaaaaaaaagaaaaagaaaagagatggtccatggaagaagaagtcaatatTTTTTGAGTTACCTTATTGGGCTGAAAATACATTACGTCATAATCTTGATGTGATGcacattgaaaaaaaatatatttgataataTAATTGGGACTCTTTTAGACATACCAGGGAAGACAAAAGATCATATTAATGCTCGTTATGATATGGAAGATATGGGAATTAGAAAGAAGCTTCATCCAAAAGAGATTGGTGGAGGTCGTGCGGAGATTGCAaaatcttgtttttcaatgagTGCTCATGAAAAGACTATTTTTTGCGGTGTTTTGAAGGCTGCCAAATTGCCAGATGGGACTgcatcaaacatttcaaagtgtgTGCATGTTAGTAATAAGAAATTATTTGGCTATAAGAGTCATGACGCACATTTCATGTTACATTACTTATTACAAGTAGCGGTAAGAGGCACCTTGCCAAATGTAGTGGTTGAACCTCTAATTCGCTTAGGGTCATTTTTTCGCTCTTTGTGTAAAAAAGTTATTCAAGAGCAAGATTTGAATTTCTTAGAAGATGAGATTGCAGATATTCTCTGTCAAATGGAGATGATTTTTCCTCCAAGTTTTTTTGATATAATGGTTCGCTTGCCTATTCATTTGGCAAATGAAGTTAGATTGGGCGGTCCGGTTCAATTTCGATGGATGTATCCCACTGAAAGAAACTTATGCAAACTTAAAAGTTATGTTCGTAATAGAGCTCATCCCGAAGGATCTATTGCTGAGGCATATTTGGCTGAAGAAGCTTTGACGTTTTGCTCAAGATATTTGCATGATAATGTAGACACAAGGTTGAATAGAAAGAGTCGAAATTATGACAATAGTGATTTGTGTGATGTGGATTTAAGCGATTACTTTTCATGTATCGGTCGTTCTTTATGTgggaagaaaaatggtaaacCATTTTTTCTAGATTCAACTTCAAAAGCCCAAGCCCACCGATACCTTTTGTTCAATTGTGATGAAATTAACACATTCATCAGGTACCATAATAGTTTAAGTTCATTTATAAAACACTCACACACACAATTTTTAGTGTTATTTTCTAATAGATGATAAGTTATCTTTGTAGGGAGCATGATGATATTGTCAATAGTCAAACTAAAGGACGTAGGTGGGTCAAGGCCAAAACCCAAAGTCACGATTTTAGTGAATGGTTTAAAACTCGAGCCTTGAAAGATGACATATCAATTCAGCTAAAAGATTTCTCTAGAGGTCCATGTGATATAGCAAAGAGGTTTTCAGGCTACTTCATTAATGGATATAGATTCCATACTATGAACCGAGATGCAAGACGCAAAACTCAAAATTCAGGAGTACTTTTGGTTTCACTGACTCCAAGTTTTGCAAGCTCTAAGGATGAAAATCCTAAGATAGAAGCTGTCACTTATTATGGAGCAATTAGAGATATAATTGAGTTAGACTATTATTCTAAATTCAACTTTGTGTTGTTTAAATGTGACTGGTTTGAGGTAGAAGAAGATAAATATGGGCTTACTTGTGTATATTTCAACAAAAAATGTTACCAAAATGATCCTTTTGTTCTACCATCTCAAGTGCATCAATGTTTCTATATCCAAGATCCTCTCAATACAAGTAGGCAGTATGTCATGAAAACAGATCCTAGAGATTTATATAGCATGGGTGACCTATCTAATTCAATGGTCCAAGAATCTTATCATAGTGATCCTTTTGATGGTGAACTTAATTGGGTTAGGGAAGATATACCTGGAACAATTGTTGATAAGCCTCCACCTTTTATGTAAGAGACAAGATACGAAGATGATTCTGATTTTGATAATACTTTGTTGGACTAGTAGAAGGATGGGACTAACCCTATGAGAAgaatttccaattattttatgtaGTGTGTCTTGTGTCTGTCTACATAACATTGATACTTGAGAAAACAAATGTGAATGGttgcattatttttttattattctagtGATGATCACCACAAATTGTTTGTCTATTAGCATTAATATTCATACTATGATACATGCAGAAAAACATATTAGCATTGATACCATATTAAGTCTGTACATGAACATATATTCACATTATGATACATGCAGGAAAACATATTAGCAAGTGTGTCTTGTGTCTGTCTACATAACATTGATACTTGAGAAAACAAATGTGAATGGttgcaatatttttttattattctagtGATGATCACCACAAATTGTTTGTCTATTAGCATTAATATTCATACTATGATACCTGCAGAAAAACATATTAGCATTGATACCATATTAAGTCTGTACAGGAACATATATTCACATTATGATACATGCAGGAAAACATATTAGCAAATGTTATTAAGTTCATTCCTAAATCGTTCCATTTAAAAATTGTTAACTTATTGGTGACTATAGTCATTTGTCCATGAACTATTACACTGGGGAATTTTACAGAGAGCCAAAGCagcaggtgtcataccccaaaatttgcccgatcaaatctacgtctgctCATCCATTCTGGTTTAAagttaagagtcatggggtttgacatttctattgtcaaactctctctctctcttacaaATTAGGTCGAGTTAAAATAAGGGCGTGAGTAGCAGGTGTTTTGGGATCTAAACATTGGACCCAATCATTACAAGgtttttgtcatttttagataTAATTGCTTTTTACTAACATTTCTTTCGTTTATTATCTTATCATGACTAACCCTTAgcatttaacattattaatttttgttaatattaggattttctaattagctttttattattattattattaggtagaattaggactaattaggtttttatttaggttttattaattattaggatTAGTCATAATTAGgtgtattattattaattgttaggattaggattttttattaggtttatttttattaattctaaTACTAGATTATTAggtgcaatttatttttagatCATTAGTCAATTGGGCACTAGGCCCATTAGGAACAAAAAACCTAATTCGTAATTATAAGACAATTCATTCACGGGGGAGAAAGGGGGGAGGCCGGAAAAATGTTTGAGGGAGGAATCCTTATTTTTTACTGCCGAATCACAACAAAGGGAGACCAAAAAGGGGATCACTGAACCAACCCTTATTTTGAAATCTGAAACAAAGTCAAACTTTTTAATCCCCACTGTGTAGATAGTTACCAGGCTTAACATTACTGCTTCAAAAAAAAACATCTCAGATCATCATCGTTAAAACACTTCAAACTTCTTAAACCATAGgaatttcttttgttttgttgttgttgttttttcatCAATTTGCAAATTAGCCTTACAATTCTGTGTAGAGTGTGATTTTTATTTGCAGTAGGAAATAGAAGAAGAATGGAGAGGAGCAGCCTTCGCACATACATAAACGAAATCCACCATTCAAGCTCCTCGCCGTACGCGTATCGTGACCGCCGACGAACCACGAATCGCCGCAGGATCTAACATATCCCGACGCCTTCATCACCACCGGCGACATCCCCTGGTCAGCCACGAAACTCCCTCCGGAGCCGGCTGCATTTCAGCGGCGTCCTCCCCCCATCGACGGCCGCTCACCAACCGAACGAACCACATTCCAACCGTTCAGCACCCACCCACGCAACAGAATCACCATCCCCTTCGCCTCAAAACACGCATCCGATTCGTCACAATGCAAACCGCAAATCGCAAGGGGAGAGGAGAAACACGGCGTATACGAAGAAGAAGGGGCTGTGCGCTTCTCAGTTTTCTTTAAATtctggtttatttgtttttttatatattataatgcaGGACCActatttaaacaacaaaaacgcACAGCACAGATGGTAGAGGTGTGTCACTGGTAAGCCaagagacctgggttcgatccccaggtcatatgtattttcttattattttcataaCTTGTCTTGCTACAATCATTTCAAAAATCCAGCGCATGGAATCAATATGGGACCATGGTGTAGCCTCAGTTCTGGGCCATTGGATCTACATCAAGGCAAACCCAACGTGTGTGGGGATGAAGGTGCACCGTGAGCCTTTCAAacgcgccacataggattaccaCCCAGGTTTTAtacattttgttatttattttattatgtaaataattgaattcaatgttaagtaattataattgatttaattagttatttaattaggattaggatttaaattagggttaggattcATAATTAAGACTTAGAATTATTTCCCCCGATTATTTTTTCGACTATTCGATCTATTTATTCTaatcaaatttaaattattataaatcccaaaaaaccctaaaaaggtaCCAATACATTAGGGctcgcccaatcccattgaacACTTGGCTAAGgttttaggattcaatttattattcgttccgactaaatctattggtcgcgatggttaataatcgattaatctaattaatcaaatcctataaattaaaataataattattttgctaaatggttttaaccatcttattggttatgatgattagcatatttccccttatcaattcgttattatttgtaatcgaatctatcgattatgaggggtaacgataaattaataaattaataattaaaatactttattttgctaaaagtgataatcgaatcaatcgattagaattgccagcaatcctttactaatctgttaactatggtgatcgaatctattgatcattgcggttaatagtgccatatcaaatcagggttgtacgcccgaatcttaaaacactaaaccacgatactacagattttcatctcttcaattctgcgatgttcaaactacgataaggtaattcaaaatatcttcgaacttcgcatttcaaaacaacttcaaatacaatcaaattctaattctaaggcgtacaatcctgtgcccgaactacgttgactctgattctccataaggagatacgtaggcacttggcaacaaggcgagtccccttcctccaaatcttaatcatgtctttaaccctattaactgtttgtcacctttctttataaaccttgccataaacctttatctttgaatgttagcctttaggaaagggttgagggtgcctaacaccttcccttaacccgaatatagtatcttaccctaaatctcttaattgcctaggtttcctattcgccttggtagaataggtggcgactctctaagttataatttttagggcaggttgctacagctggcgactctgctggggataacttaacagtgaattactatgctcctaaggcttgagagggtttaggtttaggtttgtggcaaacggtttaggtttttggcgaaattttcagggtttggctaattagccaaaattagggtttatttttctttatatgtaaatatttaaaatttttattttatttatttatttaaaatttcaccttttacatcaattaataaatacctgtttatttaaataatgactgtttatttaaatattggatGTGCATTGCATTTTGTAAACCGTAAGCAGCCGGATTTCGAGATTagttcaaatatttaaattttatttatttatttattttcctctgcaatTTCATCACtgcaatttaatatttatttaagtgaatatttttatttctattgcatcttCTGGGATATATAAGATCGTTGTTAAaactaagtgtgggagttaactttgagatcaaaaggggacatgaatcgcctacgagtctcacggataactccactcggagtgggttgagtattcggaaatgtctaaaacgaggcttgactttgttgagggcaggactggatacttggctgatctctccgagaacctaccccaaaaattcgaacctcatggataaaatgagttgttctaaaatccgaagagacaaaaagtctcggaggctacgaacgaccccatgagaccttctagaacccccctataaaaaggttggctcccaagagccgctacgtcgaacctatgaacctagggcttttgtgctgctgtgctctttatatgtttgcaatttatatacttcgaatatctatgcgtttcgattttgcaggtatccccacgtggtccctagcctgtagggactctaatttctaaagaccatgtctttcccacgaaggacatcaccatctatgcatcccctagcctgtggggattttatttttatatccttgtattcttacaactacgcgtccttcccacgaaggacatttccattaacgcacgtcaattggcctctcgatggccatgcgatctagtgactgtctcgaacggtcacctcgtgcctacacctacacactccctagcctatagggattttctttcacacccgtgtgttttcacaatgacacgtccttccccgaaggacaacttcactagcatgcgttcgattggcctctcgatggctatgaaatctagtgactgtcctgaacggtcactccatgcttattcccgtgcaccctctaacttgtagggtttggatctccatttacacatcacatccctagcctgtagggatttctcttcgtccatatcgtcctttgataggttgtgttccgcatagagaaccttcccacgagggacaaagtcATTGGTACacattgattggcctctcgatgaccatgagatttagtgactgtcttgaacggtcactagccgctatcttttgcatactctcgaatccaagggatttcccttagcgtgtcataacatttaccctgCAAAGAtgccaagagggtctaatgtcgcctctaaggctatccctaggatcataggttacacgtctgcattgcatacacggagttacaatataaggagtctctcgcttacgcgtgcatttgcattttcatgcattcatacattcacatttgcatttctatcttcgcccgcatccataccaaccgtgctagccggtttcccgaaactcgccaaaaaaatcaaaggataaaaaaaaactatgaagaaaggagaataaaagatcttggtcTTGCTAAAAAAAGGGGACGTCTTTTACCGTGCCAGCCACGTGTCCATGCCTTGGcttaacaggattataaatacaataaaggttttcatcgagcaaggaccagttcaacaaagagttccctcatagatacactcaagatgtatctagtcataaaggggttcatcttagaacatatcaaactttcgaggacgctctacgacaacccgggggcaaggattagtccaattggggcaaaatcctgaacaaagatgcataaatacgatggagagaaggcgacgtgtgttaactccacaccaaggggcaaaagggtcataggttctctctatcaatctacaaactctggaggttgCAAACGGTGTGGTACTATccgtaggaaaagcaaaagaggtttagtcaaaggaaactcatgaagttccgatacgacgaaaacccatcgCTTACAATTActtccgacaggtttgacgtgcccaagaagaattcgaggttacccttttacttctacaagtctaaagagctaaggagtaaaacaagatcaatggatccacaaaggagattgcccctaggatcaataggtttaccATTTCAAGTTGTatttcctacgatcacaaaatgctatttgatataaaacgttgtacctctcgaatagtaattcaataaaatattcatgcatgttttgaagtcaattcattcgctccaTTCGCTCACCACTACGACTctccactcgcacccttctattctatttcaatttcaactttcaattattaacaaacttgagggagaatgacgaatacaaataactaagtccagctaaacatatgctttcaaagtaagaccgagccgaggatgtacaggcattgtttcatttcccaaacagtggagatataaggatgttaatccctagttaccccctcgagccaggagttggagtttgtttctactttgtcaaataaaccttgattttaaccaggggcagggtagatttcaattaattcaatggtgtattttggttgttaagagaatcagtcaatccaagcaagaatTTAAGCAAGGTTCAAGCATaaagttcaagcatatcttcttcctcgcgttcatccaagattgaggaagcaatggagataacattcacaacaatcttcttcctcaatagatcattcaagatcgaggaagtatctaAGGCGAAGctcacaaatcaaagtcaacatggcagtcacaatatccAAAATCCCAGGATCAATATTTCAAAGGGGTattcaaaagaaaagaagaataaagcgcccgctaagtcaaaatggaaaattccataaaaggaaataaaaaaagacttaggcaaaattgggacatcccgatgggtcaaatccaaaagaattagctcatgcaaaaataagggataaaaacaaaggtgaaatacacaagataatattgtgactgctaaatcGTCGAAGCTTCCCtacaatgcttggatctttacaaaatTTTTCATCAatacttggatctctactaaggcttttgcttaaacatcaaaaaaaaaacgattctcttacaaacaaagcacattcattggattaggcgaatttttaggatctggagaacatcaaggagaaaggggtgggacgaataaaattttgagccttatatccattgtttcttaaaacatgaaccaggccaagttataacatttaaaagtcctaattgaggcaaggttaatcatgaaagcatattaagcaggatttgttatactgactcctatgtttgttaaaactacttctaatcattatgcttcttcaagcattcttttcaaaaccatccagtcctaattcataacggacttcgatttcaaaacttgcatacgcatcgcattggggTTACTTCTCGAAAGGTACAACAccgtctacgaatatacacttagcatcgaggaaatctcgaaacttgatttaatcaaaggtgatcattcctaataaagaccctggagtcgggggaaccacatctagagggttctcctaaacaggggtaaaaatttcaaagatcacaggggcatgcaatcaaacatcctattgaccaggggcattcttcctaaggttcaatcgactcggggcacacctcgaagccatgacaaacaggggcatgtcaaacatgggaagaattcaaattcaaaggatagaacaccatggataaccctccatattctGGGGATCAAGAGCATACCCTTTAATCTAAACGTCGAGGCATATGATAAGGTTATTTCTCGAAAATATTTCCTTCATGACTTGGCAACCAGGGGCATCTTTTTTCACTAAACATTGGGCAATCGGATATCAGCCGTAAggtgaacaattcaaaggttaaaggtgtggagatcccggaaaggttaaaggtggagaacctcaaaaggttaaaggcgtggagaacctcaaaaggtaaaaggcgtggagtaattcaaaagagCCAAACTAGGGCAAGGCGAACAACAAAAGGGAAAGGTATTCTCGTACTTTACAACCTCGatcaaatatttctcctaactacgatcctaaaaaacaggtatcggggaatcgcgctagcatcacaccccaccttatcaaacaaacctgcaactccagcgagttATATACGCttaggttatcaacaacctatcatcggagtatcatgcaaatacatacaaatacatacaaatcatgcattacatacattggttgatacataacACCGTGACTTTTTATGTGGtcctctttaagacaaatctcacggtcctttctaggagcctcctcaaacagtcttattcaagacgaatgatcaccatttccaagaacctctttaggtagtctttttcaagacattcttttctaaaaacctttctaggcagtcttctttaagacaatcatcgtcattcccaaaaaaacctttttaggtagtcctcttcaggacgttctttttctaagtaccttttcaggtagtcttcttcaagacattcattttctgagtaccttttcaggtagtcttcttcaagacattcctcttctaagcaccttttcaggtagtctccttcgagacattcttgttctaagcaccttttcaggcagtcttcttcaagacattcattTTCTgaataccttttcaggtaatcttcttcgagacattcttgttctaagaacctcttcaggtagtcttattcaagacatatttctatccattctaagaacctcttcaggtagtcttcttcaagacaaattttcatatccattccaaaacccttttcaggtagtcttacagaAGGCATTATTTCGTttcactcattacatcaatcaacatatatacatacgcattagcatacgcatatcatctgggggcattcacatactacatattataaagtccagttctcgtcctggcaaaatcatcacaaaatccaattctcgtttggtagtcagttcccatctgactgttacatcaaaattcaaatcacactacaaaagcctagtctccaaccctcgtgttgtgataggtgtattttcggACCCACGTgccgtgagtttccaaccctcgtgttgtgaaaggtgtattctccgaccctcgagtcgtgggtctctaaacaggtgaatctttttcatgcaggcacgcttgtcagaaccatggcaggcaattcctttgatacgggtgagtttgcgataaccctcgcaaatgatcctattggtgcaggtgaatttgctataacactagcaaatgatcctaatggtgcaggtgagtttgcgataaccctcgcaaattatcctaatggtgcaggtgagtttgctataaccctagcaaataatcctaatggtgcaggtgagtttgcgataaccctcgcaaattatcctaatggtgcaggtgagtttgcgataaccctcgcaaattatcctaatggtgcaggtgagtttgttatatccctagcaaattatcctaatggtgcaggtaagcttgttagaatcataaacaagtgatccctcttacaaatcctcgctatgtaagactcaggctttagcaggacgattcttttctctcaaaggttttatctttcttttcagaattactaacatacttcaattaacataactaacaatcatgcatcatccaGCTAACACACTTCATTCATGCATAATGCATATAcgtacatcgctctcatttattttgagaagctcaatgcatcatacatcacatgcatcataccattgcataaaaattcaggttgcctctttaggccgtgctacaatcaaagcaagtggttctttcaaaagcgtttgctccacactctgaaaaatggtattcacctcaagtgacatctttaagcccatctcctccGGAACTTCTTCCCAGCAAgcgcaaatttcggggcattcaatattcaatcctcttctacctttagatcacgataggcagacgtgcctatctggctcttcaggtttaagaagattgaataggggcaggtgtcataccccaaaatttgcccgatcaaatctacgtctgctCATCCATTCTGGTTTAAagttaagagtcatggggtttgacatttctattgtcaaactctctctctcttacaAATTAGGTCGAGTTAAAATAAGGGCGTGAGTAGCAGGTGTTTTGGGATCTAAACATTGGACCCAATCATTACAAGgtttttgtcatttttagataTAATTGCTTTTTACTAACATTTCTTTCGTTTATTATCTTATCATGACTAACCCTTAgcatttaacattattaatttttgttaatattaggattttctaattagatttttattattattattattaggtagaattaggactaattaggtttttatttaggttttattaattattaggatTAGTCATAATTAGgtgtattattattaattgttaggattaggattttttattaggtttatttttattaattctaaTACTAGATTATTAggtgcaatttatttttagatCATTAGTCAATTGGGCACTAGGCCCATTAGGAACAAAAAACCTAATTCGTAATTATAAGACAATTCATTCACGGGGGAGAAAGGGGGGAGGCCGGAAAAATGTTTGAGGGAGGAATCCTTATTTTTTACTGCCGAATCACAACAAAGGGAGACCAAAAAGGGGATCACTGAACCAACCCTTATTTTGAAATCTGAAACAAAGTCAAACTTTTTAATCCCCACTGTGTAGATAGTTACCAGGCTTAACATTACTGCTTCAAAAAAAAACATCTCAGATCATCATCGTTAAAACACTTCAAACTTCTTAAACCATAGgaatttcttttgttttgttgttgttgttttttcatCAATTTGCAAATTAGCCTTACAATTCTGTGTAGAGTGTGATTTTTATTTGCAGTAGGAAATAGAAGAAGAATGGAGAGGAGCAGCCTTCGCACATACATAAACGAGATCCACCATTCAAGCTCCTCGCCGTACGCGTATTGTGACCGCCGACGAACCACGAATCACCGCAGGATCTAACATATCCCGACGCCTTCATCACCACCGGCGACATCCCCTGGTCAGCCACGAAACTCCCTCCGGAGCCGGCTGCGTTTCAGCGGCGTCCTCCCCCCATCGACGGCCGCTCACCAACCGAACAAACCACATTCCAACCGTTCAGCACCCACCCACGCAACAGAATCACCATCCCCTTCGCCTCAAAACACGCATCCGATTCGTCACAATGCAAACCGCAAATCGCAAGGGGAGAGGAGAAACACGGCGTATACGAAGAAGAAGGGGCTGTGCGCTTCTCAGTTTTCTTTAAATtctggtttatttgtttttttatatattataatgcaGGACCActatttaaacaacaaaaacgcACAGCACAGATGGTAGAGGTGTGTCACTGGTAAGCCaagagacctgggttcgatccccaggtcatatgtattttcttattattttcataaCTTGTCTTGCTACAATCATTTCAAAAATCCAGCGCATGGAATCAATATGGGACCATGGTGTAGCCTCAGTTCTGGGCCATTGGATCTACATCAAGGCAAACCCAACGTGTGTGGGGATGAAGGTGCACCGTGAGCCTTTCAAacgcgccacataggattaccaCCCAGGTTTTAtacattttgttatttattttattatgtaaataattgaattcaatgttaagtaattataattgatttaattagttatttaattaggattaggatttaaattagggttaggattcATAATTAAGACTTAGAATTATTTCCCCCGATTATTTTTTCGACTATTCGATCTATTTATTCTaatcaaatttaaattattataaatcccaaaaaaccctaaaaaggtaCCAATACATTAGG includes these proteins:
- the LOC131619303 gene encoding uncharacterized protein LOC131619303 is translated as MGLNHRAPQSPFLFVIIVKGLGSLMRKASEIGDFTSFSIQERNVVEEEESSEGPNEDARKFYKLINEAKQELYPGCETFSTLSFIIRLYLLKCLHGWSNASFTSLLELLKEAIPNLNIPESFNKTKAMISDLGLDYKKIHACPNDCMLYWKEHENDNSCNICKTSRWKEFPQVESESSEHAKYDHKVPAKVLRHFPLIPRFQRLFMCSKTAKEMRWHEEERSKDGKLRHLADGQAWKDFDRLHHDFASEPRNIRLGLSSDDFNPFRTMSLSYSMWPVMMVVYNYPPWLSMKSEYTMLSLLIPGPQSPGNDIDVYLQPLIEELKELWELGVDAYDASKNQTFKIRAALMWTISDYLGYAMLSGWSTKGKLACACCNHNTESTYLKKSHKICYMGHRMFLPMSHAWRSNKRSFNGRNEFRTAPSLLKGTEIAEALKDFENEFDIPGKTKDHINARYDMEDMGIRKKLHPKEIGGGRAEIAKSCFSMSAHEKTIFCGVLKAAKLPDGTASNISKCVHVSNKKLFGYKSHDAHFMLHYLLQVAVRGTLPNVVVEPLIRLGSFFRSLCKKVIQEQDLNFLEDEIADILCQMEMIFPPSFFDIMVRLPIHLANEVRLGGPVQFRWMYPTERNLCKLKSYVRNRAHPEGSIAEAYLAEEALTFCSRYLHDNVDTRLNRKSRNYDNSDLCDVDLSDYFSCIGRSLCGKKNGKPFFLDSTSKAQAHRYLLFNCDEINTFIREHDDIVNSQTKGRRWVKAKTQSHDFSEWFKTRALKDDISIQLKDFSRGPCDIAKRFSGYFINGYRFHTMNRDARRKTQNSGVLLVSLTPSFASSKDENPKIEAVTYYGAIRDIIELDYYSKFNFVLFKCDWFEVEEDKYGLTCVYFNKKCYQNDPFVLPSQVHQCFYIQDPLNTSRQYVMKTDPRDLYSMGDLSNSMVQESYHSDPFDGELNWVREDIPGTIVDKPPPFM